Genomic DNA from Gilliamella sp. ESL0441:
CACCGTGCTCCATAACTTGACTTACAGAACGATAACCCGCATTTTCCAATTGCATTCTTAAATGTTCACGGCTAATTTGTAAACCCTTTTCCATGATAAAAACATGCCCACCTAAATAACTTTTTGGGCAAACTTTTTGCATCAAAGTATTAATCGGTAAAATCAGAGCGCCTTTCTTTAAATGCGAAAGATGATAAAGACAAGAAAGGCGTTCAGATACAATATCTTGATGAGGTGAAAAACTATCATAAGGTAAGGTTTCCCAATCAGGAAATGTAAAAGCCGTAAAATCGCTAAATTGTTTTAACTCTTCATAAATACGAGTAGTTTGTTGCATATCATCTGTGATAATGACAACTAATCCATCATATGCAGCAATAGCTTGTGCACATACTTGTGAAAGCGATGATCCTACAAGTTGACCAAACTGTTTTATTTCACCTGATTTTTGTGGAATAAGATCTGAAATATTAAGTATTTTCGACATGATAAGTTTTATTGATTTCGCAGCAAAATTATTGTTAGATTATAACGTAATTACTTGGTTGTTTTCTATAACTGTTTAATCCTGTATGATAAGCATCTTGCATTTAACTAGCAAAACTTTATTAAAAGTTTTAGGTATATAAATAATTTATGTCAAAAATATTTCGTCCATTAGCCTTTTATATCGGTCTTCGTTATGTTTACGGTCAAAAAACTGATGGTTTTGGTCGCTTTGTTTCATGGTTATCTATGATTGGTATTTTGCTGGGATCATTAGGTTTAATTTTAGTTTTATCGGTAATGAATGGTCTTGAAGATCAGATGCAAAATAGTATTTTGAAATTTTTACCACAAGCGCAAATTACGACTTCTCAAGGAAGGGTTAATGTTAATAACACGCCGAGTACGCCATTTGAAAAACTTAAAGGCGTTGTTCATGTCACAGAATTAGTTACCAGTGATGTTGTTTTACAAAGTGAGCACAGTATCACCGTCAGTACCTTAATGGGCATTAAACCTAACGAAGGTGATCCTATCACTGATTTTATTTACAGCGGTTCGATTTCTGATTTACAAGCTGGAAAGTATAATGTCATTTTAGGGCAAACATTAGCCAATCAACTTGGTGTTAGTGTGGGGGATAAAATCCGTTTAATGGTTACTGATGCAAGTCAAGTCACTCCGGTTGGGCGTATACCTTCTCAACGTCTTTTTAATGTTGCAGGTTTGTTTTCAGTCAATCATGATATCAATCAAGCGCTAATTTATGTTAATCAATATGATGCAAAAAATTTGCTACGGTATCCGGCCGATACAATTACCAGCTGGCGATTATTTTTAGAAAAACCGCTAAAAATTGCTGAAGTAACAAATTCCTCTTTACCCGAAGGGTTACAATTTAAAGATTGGCGAGTAAAACGAGGTGAATTATTTCAAGCGATCAAGATGGAGAAAAATGTAATGGGGCTTCTTATTAGTCTCATTGTAATAGTTGCTGCTTTTAACATTATCACTTCCTTAAGTTTACTGGTAATGGAAAAACAGGGCGAAGTGGCTATTTTAAAAACACAAGGTCTTTCTCGGTTTCAAATTATGTCGATTTTTATGATTCAAGGGGCTACATCTGGTGTAATTGGAACTATATTAGGTAGCGTTTTGGGTCTTCTTCTTGCTTATTACTTGAATGAAATTATGCAAGCGTTAGGTCTGTCATTTGCAGGGATAAAACTACCATCATTGATAGAACCAACGCAAATTGTGTTTATTATTATTGGATTACTTATGTTATCACTATTATCAACTTTATATCCTGCATATCGTGCAGCCAAAATTCAACCAGCCGAGGCTTTACGTTATGAATGATTTGCAACCGCTTCTTTCAGCAAAAAATCTTTATAAGACTTATAATGAAGGCAAAATGGTGACAGAGGTTTTAAAAGACGTTTCATTTGATATTCATCCTCAATCATTATTAGCCATTATTGGTAGTTCCGGCTCAGGAAAAAGTACACTTTTACATCTGCTTGGCGGGTTGGATAAACCAACATCTGGCGAGATTACTTTTCAATCACAGCATTTAAGTCAACTTACTGAAAAAGAAAAAGCTCGATTACGCAATCAAAAAATTGGTTTTGTTTATCAGTTTCATCATTTATTACCCGACTTTACCGCACTCGAAAATATTGTTATGCCATTGTTGATAGGGGGGGTATCGCCTAATGAGGCTAAAAAACGCGCAATGGCAATGTTGGAATCGGTTAATTTGGTTAACCGTGCTAATCATCGACCCTCTGAACTATCTGGTGGTGAGCGTCAACGTGTAGCAATTGGGCGAGCTTTAATTAACAATCCTGCACTAGTGATGGCTGATGAGCCGACAGGTAATTTAGATAAATCAACTGCAGATTCAATTTTTGATTTGCTAATAAAATTAAATCGAGAACAAGGTACAGCATTTTTAGTTGTAACACATGATTTGAATTTAGCTAAAAAGTTAGATAAACAACTCGTTATGAGCGATGGAAAACTTTCCGAGAGTAAATTAACAGACAACCTATTTTAGCGGATAAGCATTATGAATTTATCTTTAATGACGGCAATACGATTTCGTAAAGGACGCCGCAAGAGTGGTATGGTTTCTTTAATATCGATTATCTCAACGCTAAGTATTGCGATTGGTATCGCTGCACTTATCATAGGTTTAAGTGCGATGAATGGTTTTGAGAAAGAATTGAACAATCGTGTATTATCAGTAGTGCCACACGCTCAACTATATTCACAATATGGTAATTTGGATGATTGGAAACATATTCAAAAGGAGTTGAAAGGTGCCAAAAATATTGTTTCATCAGCTCCGTTTGTCAGTTTTACTGGGCTTATTGAAAATGGAAGCAAACTAGCTGCTGTTGAAGTTCAAGGCGTTGATCCTGAACAGGAGAAAGCAATCAGTACCTTGCCTAATTTTGTACTGAATAACAAATGGCAAGCTTTTAAAGCAGATAACCAACAAGTTATTATTGGTTCAGGTTTAGCCAATACTTTATCTGTGAAAGAAGGCGGATGGGTATCATTACTGATTCCTGTTTCAAGTAATCCCAATCAACTAAAACCCCCTAAACGAGTGCGATTACAGGTAATTGGTATTTTGGATTTGAATGGTAGCTTAAGTAATAATGTGGCTTTAGTACCATTATCAGATGCGCAAAAATTATTAAACATAGGTGACAGTGTCACGGGGTTAATGGTTAATGTTGAACACGTTTATCAAGCTAGCCAAATTATTGGTCGAGCTGTTTTAAATCTTGATGAAGATATCTCATTCACCAGTTGGGAAAACTCTTATGGTTTTATGTATCGCGATATCCAAATGATAAGGCAAATAATGTATTTAGCTATGATAGTCGTTATTGGAGTAGCATGTTTTAATATTGTGTCGACATTAGTTATTGCTGTAAAAGATAAACAACGTGATATTGCAATATTAAAAACGCTAGGCGCAACAAATGGCTTAATTAGAAATATTTTTATTTGGTATGGGGTCATATCAGGATTAGTGGGAAGTTTACTTGGCGTAATCCTGGGAGTATTGTCAGCCTGGCAACTTTCAAACATTATGAAATGTGTTGAATCCCTTTTGGGTCATAAGTTTTTAAACAGTAATATCTATTTTGTGGATTTTCTTCCTTCCCAAATTTATTTTTTTGATGTCGTAATTGTTTTTGTTACTGCAATGTTACTAAGTTTAATTGCTAGTTATTATCCGGCAAGAAGGGCATGTAAAATAGAACCAGCCAAAATATTAAATAGTTTTTGATTGGTGTTTTTGTCCTTTAAATCAAGGCGCTGGGTTTCATAATACTATCAGCGCCTAACAGTTTTTAGTTATATATTTGTTGAATTATCTCTGGCAGTTTAAAATGTTCATACACCAGATAAATACATCCTGTAGTAGCAATAAACACTATACTAATAAGAAAAGATGTTAATTTTGTAGAAAAGTAGAACCATTTTATCAATAATGATATCAGAGCCCCTAGAATAAATCCTGCAAGTGCACCACCTAAGTGAGCCATGTTATTTATTGATGGCAGTAAACCTAATCCAGCGGTAAGAATTAAGCTTACTATGATTGCTCTAACTGGCATCTCTTTCAAACTTTCTCGATTAACCAGACTGTAAGCTAATAAAGCAGAAATAATGCCTAAAATTGCGCCTGATGCTCCACAACTAATTACATTGTTATTAATGGTTGCGATATCACTGGTTAAACTACTGATTATGCCAGATAAGATATAAATTCCAAGAAAAGCAAACCAAGGTATTTGTCTTTCTAAGATGTTACCAACACTGAATAGTGCAAGCATATTCATTGCCAGATGAGTAATACTTACATGCATAAAAAGGCAGGTAAACATTCGCCAATATTGACCGGAAAATGTTAATTGTGAGACATCTGCTCCCCACCGAATAAAAAAAATGCCGTTCAATGAATCGACAAAACTCAAGGGGTAAGATAAACGAGATATCGCAAACCATACAATATTAATAATGATTAATAAACTTGTAACTTTGGTTTGACGTCCTAAATAAATTAGATTTTTTAAAATGGTCATTTAAACTTGTATCCTCTAAATAAATTGAAAAACTTATTTGTTATGTACAACGTTTAGATAAGTGATTTCCCTAAAATGATTAAATCACGCTTAATACCATCAAGTTCGGCAACTTTTGGAAAAAATCCCCATTGTTGATACTGCATTTTATTAAAAAGACCAATACTAGGAATATTATGTCCAAATACATAACTTAATATTACGTTGATACCGATTTTGCGGGCATATTCTTCAATTTGAGCAAGCATATATTGCCCAATTTTTTTTCCTCGAAAATGTTCATGTATATATAAACTTACTTCAACCGTGCCAGAATATGCGGGTCGCCCATAAAACGAAGATAAACTAATCCAACCACAAGACTGATTTTGATATTTAATTAACCAAAGAGGTCGGTTATTCGAATTGTGTTGATGAAACCATGCCAATTTACTTTCTAAAGAAACAGGGGAAGTATCCGCAGTAACCATCCGACTGGCAATAGTGGAATTGTAGACATCAACAATGAAAGGTAAATCATCTAAATTTGCATCGCAATAAGTGATCATAAATATTATGTGTCAATGGATAAGGGAAGGTATTGTAATGAGATTAAGTACAACAGACAACAAATTAATTATCACAATAGAATCAATTGTCATTTGGGTGAACTTAAAAAAGAATAACAAAACAATACGGGAAAACAGCGGAGATAAGGTACTTCTTTTACGCAGGGATAACCGTTTTTTGAATGATCAAAAAAATTAATATATTGATCAAACTCCAAACTATTTTTTTACTATCACTTCTGTCAGCGTGTTAATAGTTATAACGTTCAGTATAGAGCTAATAAAACAGAGGAACAATGGTGAGATCAACCTTCAGTAGTTCGTTAAAATCAACCGTCAAAAATTAATATGTTA
This window encodes:
- a CDS encoding GNAT family N-acetyltransferase, whose translation is MITYCDANLDDLPFIVDVYNSTIASRMVTADTSPVSLESKLAWFHQHNSNNRPLWLIKYQNQSCGWISLSSFYGRPAYSGTVEVSLYIHEHFRGKKIGQYMLAQIEEYARKIGINVILSYVFGHNIPSIGLFNKMQYQQWGFFPKVAELDGIKRDLIILGKSLI
- the lolC gene encoding lipoprotein-releasing ABC transporter permease subunit LolC, whose product is MFRPLAFYIGLRYVYGQKTDGFGRFVSWLSMIGILLGSLGLILVLSVMNGLEDQMQNSILKFLPQAQITTSQGRVNVNNTPSTPFEKLKGVVHVTELVTSDVVLQSEHSITVSTLMGIKPNEGDPITDFIYSGSISDLQAGKYNVILGQTLANQLGVSVGDKIRLMVTDASQVTPVGRIPSQRLFNVAGLFSVNHDINQALIYVNQYDAKNLLRYPADTITSWRLFLEKPLKIAEVTNSSLPEGLQFKDWRVKRGELFQAIKMEKNVMGLLISLIVIVAAFNIITSLSLLVMEKQGEVAILKTQGLSRFQIMSIFMIQGATSGVIGTILGSVLGLLLAYYLNEIMQALGLSFAGIKLPSLIEPTQIVFIIIGLLMLSLLSTLYPAYRAAKIQPAEALRYE
- the lolE gene encoding lipoprotein-releasing ABC transporter permease subunit LolE; the protein is MSIMNLSLMTAIRFRKGRRKSGMVSLISIISTLSIAIGIAALIIGLSAMNGFEKELNNRVLSVVPHAQLYSQYGNLDDWKHIQKELKGAKNIVSSAPFVSFTGLIENGSKLAAVEVQGVDPEQEKAISTLPNFVLNNKWQAFKADNQQVIIGSGLANTLSVKEGGWVSLLIPVSSNPNQLKPPKRVRLQVIGILDLNGSLSNNVALVPLSDAQKLLNIGDSVTGLMVNVEHVYQASQIIGRAVLNLDEDISFTSWENSYGFMYRDIQMIRQIMYLAMIVVIGVACFNIVSTLVIAVKDKQRDIAILKTLGATNGLIRNIFIWYGVISGLVGSLLGVILGVLSAWQLSNIMKCVESLLGHKFLNSNIYFVDFLPSQIYFFDVVIVFVTAMLLSLIASYYPARRACKIEPAKILNSF
- the lolD gene encoding lipoprotein-releasing ABC transporter ATP-binding protein LolD, with translation MNDLQPLLSAKNLYKTYNEGKMVTEVLKDVSFDIHPQSLLAIIGSSGSGKSTLLHLLGGLDKPTSGEITFQSQHLSQLTEKEKARLRNQKIGFVYQFHHLLPDFTALENIVMPLLIGGVSPNEAKKRAMAMLESVNLVNRANHRPSELSGGERQRVAIGRALINNPALVMADEPTGNLDKSTADSIFDLLIKLNREQGTAFLVVTHDLNLAKKLDKQLVMSDGKLSESKLTDNLF
- a CDS encoding rhomboid family intramembrane serine protease, whose translation is MTILKNLIYLGRQTKVTSLLIIINIVWFAISRLSYPLSFVDSLNGIFFIRWGADVSQLTFSGQYWRMFTCLFMHVSITHLAMNMLALFSVGNILERQIPWFAFLGIYILSGIISSLTSDIATINNNVISCGASGAILGIISALLAYSLVNRESLKEMPVRAIIVSLILTAGLGLLPSINNMAHLGGALAGFILGALISLLIKWFYFSTKLTSFLISIVFIATTGCIYLVYEHFKLPEIIQQIYN